accctgaactgagcattgtctgttagtcagcatcgaggttccaaccctgaactgaacttttccattcagtcagcatcagggcttcaaccctgaactgaactctttccatttagccagcattagcgcttcaaccctgaactgagcatttgtctgttagtcagcattggggttccaaccctgaactgaacttttccattcaggcAGCATCaaggcttcaaccctgaactgaactctttgcatttagccagcattagggcttcaaccctgaactgagcattgtctgttagtcagcatcagggttccaaccctgaactgaactttttcattcagtcagtatcagagcttcaaccctgaactgaactctttccatttagccagcattagggctttaaccctgaactgagcattgtctgttagtcagcatcggggttccaaccctgaactgaacttttccattcagtcagcatcagggctttaaccgtgaactgaactctttccatttagccagcattaggtcttcaaccttgaactgagcactgtctgttagtcagcattggggttccaaccctgaactgaacttttccatttagtcagcatcagggctccaaccctgaactgaactctttccatttagccagcattagggctccaacccttaaCTGAGCGCTTTtccgtttagccagcattagggctccaaccctaaactgaacttttccattcagtcagcatcagggcttcaaccctgaactgaactctttccattttgccagcattagggcttcaaccctgaactgagcatttgtctgttagtcagcattggggttccaaccctgaacttaacttttccatttagtcagcatcagggctccaaccctgaactgaactctttccatttagccagcattagggctccaaccctgaactgagcattgtctgttagtcagcattggggttccaaccctgaactgaacttttccatttagtcagcatcagggctccaaccctgaactgaactctttccatttagccagcattagggctccaacccttaaCTGAATGCTTTtccgtttagccagcattagggctccaaccctaaactgagcattcttACCTTGTGGCAATATTAGTGATCCAATCTCGGAGTTGGCATTTTGTAgactgaaattttccaatttcttCATCAATTCTATAAACTTCCTGgtaattaactcacgaaattttcctagtgaaactggggcagaaaattttgttcgtttgtttttccccgcaggtctaacctcgatgcgcatggatcgagacgacccacgagatgagtcttaacccagaataaagaaaagaagagaaagaaaaaaaagaagaagatgttccgagataCTTGAAAAAACGAAGGGCGGATCGCCCCAAATTtcgatcaaggtcccgagttctaccaaccccATCTCACTCAATATCGCGgaaataaacaggcgcctacaacttgcaagcatcaagattcggatcgaagtctacaagcaacatcagctaagacccaagatcaagttgcaaaaaaatcatagataggaatcttgtaactagcaattGACAAGCATAattagttagttcagtttcaattttcctttggttgtaataaggtggTCAGTAAAGCAATAACGACAACAGCGACAGCAGTAAcgacaagcattgcaatcccatggtagtcccagctaccaaagtttcccgaactacattgacctgattcctgtttagcccaggatatgtaggaaatctttgaagcgaagattcggtcaaatctttcaaaatgtgcttcacacggagtattccaataggcaaaagtcgctcatatccgctcactttatctttgcacgaaaaactcttcgtgtttccgaacaaagaggggcagctgtgagcacgtgatttttgttttaagcgacaatcactccaaaagaaacaaaaaaaaaatagcaaatggTCATGCTGTAGTTTTTgaaatttacgtggcatttttggtagttatttgtgatcttgtccatttttattttttatcaaacaaaaatataaaaatatatgtcgtgtgaaccgtaatccggttattaaaaggaaaataaaaaaaatgcatcTTTCATTCTATTTCTTTCATAAAGTGATGTTAGTGTAATTAAATGTTAATTATGGGataattgttgtttaatgttTTTATAGTATTATTTGGCAATTTAATTTaagagaataaaaagaaaaaaaaaggaaaaaaaagaagaagaaggatttccggattgggccagtccaaattaaaacaaacaggcccaaaccaaaacaACCCAACCCAGCATCCCTGTTTGCCCGATCCAGTTGAGCCActtttaatctggaccgttgatctcaggacgatcaacgaccaagatcacatCCCCCATACCCACATACGAACCCGACCCATTACCCGAACCAACCCTGACCCTaatactaagccaaacgacaccgttcgtttaaaccttcagatccaggtcgttgatctcgattgatctaacggccgagatcaagccatccaccccatatataagctttcctctcgtaccccgccccctatccaaacacccctccttcgtcctcatccccttcacAGACCCAAAACctcggaaccctagagccgcccccctttcccctcaccaaaacccgacggcaaggacgccggtgatccccaccttaacaccataggaccgcctcaccaccctgaacatggatctattgtccctttgcctcgaatcaacccctaggttctcgaatcttcatttgaagattcgatcaaaactcgatctacaccaaaccaccctagattcataccagacactcccctgacctccctcgtgaccaaaccaggcttggtttggtccgaatctacccatgaatcccaaaaccccaaatctgaaaaaatcgaaccctagaacacaaagcATTTGTGGAGTCTGTTTGAATTTAAACAAAGTTTGGGGTCTAGTAGATCCTAATCGAAGTGTTTTCGttcgagaacacctcggttaggatttgtccgacctcaaatgggcaaatcaaGCCCAGGCCTGGGTCATCTGTGTTGAAACTCTTCTGGTTCGTTCATTGCTCCCTTTTTGTTATCTATTTAGTTCAGATTAATTTATCAGCATGTTTATTTAGTtttcttttggctatttttgatttttctgttgTCAGTTTGTTTTCCCGTCTCTATTAAGACCTTTTACTTGGTTGTTTGTTTAGTCTGTTATGATAATTTCATATAgtagtatacatatttcaatGTGATTAACGTCGTCAAATCAATAATGCCTGTTTTCCTGTATCGTTGCAAATTGTCAAGAACAGTGTTATgctttgttttgtgttgttttgttTGGTCGACTGCTTGTCCTCTGTCATAATTAGTacagtcgagtcgatatatgtcgccAATTAGTTTAGCTTTGAACAATAATAATCTGATTCATATTATGGTTTTGTGTGAAGTTCTGTTTGAATCCAATTGGGAACTAAGTCTAGCTGTTTGTggatttgaatcagaaatattTATAGTTAGTTTGTGGGTTTCAGTTCAGTTTGAGTTCTGAATTGATAGCATGTGCACTATAGTGCTTTAATAATTAGAGCAAATGGGACAACATGGGCTGTCAGGCCACTTTCAGGCTGCCCATACCTTGGTTTTAATTTAAATAAGATGATAAAGGGCTGGTAGGGGAATATCATGGGAAGGGTTTTACTTTAAATAATTGAGTGGAAACTGGAAAGGCAGTAGGCCACATGGGAGGGGATCTGAATAGGTTTTACAGACTGTAAAGGGCCTGGTACTAGGCTATAATAGAGAGGGAGACTGGAAAGacaaaaaaaaggagagaggCCTATACAGggatacacattgagagatacacacacacagacacacatAAGGAACACAGACAGatagatagaggggagagatagAAAACACACTgacaaaatcagaaactgttcttcccatttgttgttttgatttcactTGTTTCGACCTGTTTATTCAATACTGATTTCTCCAAGTCCCAACTGAGGTTACTGGTTGTGTGTTTCATTGGTTTATTTCTGGATTTGGTCTGTCTGAgctctgattctactccactgctTCTTGCTGTCATTTTGCTACTCTTTCCCTTGGTCATAGTTGCACCCTTGCATTGGGATTGTTCTGCTGTTAtttgttgctactgctgctgctcgtTGCTTTATTTGTGATCACTGCTGTCATCTGAGTTTGTTGCTAACTTGCTGCTTCTattttcttctttgcatttcagcatccaggtacacattttcgAATCTCATATTGATGTAACAATAGCAATGATCTGAAATGAAAGACGCGAAGAATTTTTAGTCCTTTGGTACTGCACCCATAGTCTTATAAAGTGTTAGTAAATTCGCGCAAATCTTCAGATTGTAACTCGATAGGAAGATAAAGCAGGTAGTTTTGTATTTAAAACTGGGTCTGTTTAATTATCTTAACTTACAATGGTTTACCTTGTTTAATTGTGTGTGTGATGTGATTACGTAATTCGTGGagtgtacgagtaattggtacACCAAAAACTACACTTCATTCTTAGTTATGTTCTGCACGTATAAGATGGATTGCTGTTAACCTGGACAGATGCAACATTAGTTTTAAACTATTCAACTTAATTCCTTCACATCCGAATTCCACTAGGCAGTTTGAATCTAATTAATAGCAGTTTTCTAATAAATAGTCGATTCCATTAATCAAGCCCAAATAAGCTAGTTTAAATTCAAACTTGAAGGCCGTTTAGTGTAAGTTTAGTATATGTTATTCGTCTTGCTTGCAATCTCCCTTAAGCAAATTAACAACGTATTCACTCTTTGAAGTAAGTCATGAGGCGATTCccacctcataaacaaccaatcagATAATTAAACAAGAATCCAGAATCGGccaaccagcaaaattcggcatcatccttttctttaaagataaatgtagtaaagacgtagtcattgtagggtacccttctaaaataatgagacgagcctcgccgaataaaaaggcaaattgcggggccctcaataattggtcataataaatacttagaatttgggatggactgtttagtgaattccactgccttccccaaagataataacgcgttagactttttaggcgcgacttaattaaattacattcttaaattcgggtgcgcatttatgtgacccaaattcaaatctcaacggagtcgaaatgtgttaacaactacgggtgcattgattgtgacgtggttcgagatgcattttcacgacgttgcaattctataaaaaataaatgataataataaaagcggtttaaacttaataaaagcacataagtcacaacatgtatttaaatcagatatttagccattataacaatttaagcgaccgtgctagaaccacgggattcgagggttcctaacaccttccctcgggtcaacagaattccttacttagaatttctggttcgcagacttcatttggaaaagtcaaaaatttccttgatttgggattcaagataaaccggtgacttgggacaccaaaagtcaaacctttcccaagtggcgactctgaattaaataaatagtcccatttcgaatattgtcacttaaattagaaaaactcccctcgcgcatttaacccttcggggcgggcgcgcaaaaaggaggtgtgacaacatgtTCACTAAGTAGAAAGCATCATTTACTGCTTTTGCCCAGAATTTATTGGCGATTCCATAGTCGGTGAGCATTGTCCATGCCACATCTTCCAGTTCCGTTCTTTCTTTCATCAATACCATTTTGCTGTGGAGTCCTTGGTGTAGAGAAATTGTGCATGACCCCCATCCTTTTTGCTTTCACTTGAATCTTCTTGACAAGAACCATTAACACCTCGATAGTCTCCTTCTTTGTTTTGTGAACCGTGTCCATATGACTCTTGAGTTTGGCAGACCACGCACCAGGTCCTTCTGAGTTAATTTATTCGGAGGTGAGAAGCTTGCATTCACCAATCTTTCATGCCAAGGTTCCGACTTCACCCATCTCATACCACCGACTTATGGAGATTCATAGTTAACAGAGTGGGTGTTCTATTTCCTTTGTCTACTGAGACCATTTGGCAAGTTATCAGATTGGTAACTGTACTTTTAGTCCATTCACATAGTACAGATTCCCACCTGAGTGCCAAAAAACCTTTCCAACTTTACATTCGCCGAGAATGTACCCTCTACTTCCTTTTTAAGGATACATTCCCTTCAAGCAAGGCTTTCAGTGAGAGGAAATTCATGATGTTTTTAGTCACGTGCTTTAAGCATTCATAGTCCATAGTCCATCGTAGTCTGCTTCCTCTCACTGCTCCCTACACATGCaaatcaagggttagatttaggaacccaaactagtttgggtcccttgctATGATAGAAAGGATGAATGATGGCTTtcctagtccatgcaggcaacaTCCGCTTCTTGCGAGTGGTACCTGGTCCCTTGTTAGTAGTCACTTTATcagtaaacactttgtttttctgagcaGACTGAACCCTAGcctggcaattttctttaaaatgcccattgttcccacagtgggtacatagccagttatcaggtacagtgACGTATttgctgtgagggttgtaaggagttttctccctttggaacctgatgcttgtttccactattgttaagatacatggcagtgacagcatctgaggaccaggtccacttcagggatttctcaagatcaattcttactttctccaattcagcttgaagttgtTGATTCTTCTCGAGTTCACTACATAGGCTAGTTTTCACAACAGCTAATTCCTTTTCAAGCATGATGTGTGACTTACtagctacttccttccctttcccaagactCACATTCCTATGTTCCCTATTGAGttcctcaatggtttcctctagatcGGTGCATATCACTAAAAGGTTATCCCTCTCTTCCTCATTAGTTGCAATTTTTCATTCTAGGGAGTGTTTCTCATTGCTAAGACCCTCTATTGTTTCTTTTAGGtcaacaactactaccatcaagtcgtctctctcattttccatgctagttattctttcattcaaggcatccttttctttttctagattagctatggtctcatttaggtccactacacagaccaccAGATCATTTCTACATTGTTCGGCCTCTCCTGGTTCTATGGTCAAGACCTCCTTATCATTAACAAGGCTATAATAGACATCAATTAGGACATTAGCTAACAACCTTAgcttcttagaagagtaggatttcagatttctctaaacattcctgaagtttacctcatcttcttcatcatcatcagactgAGCCATCAACATGAATAGTGAATCATACTTCattgcttcagtttccactgccaGATCGGAACTGTTTTCTGCATTTGGTTCCCTTTTGGATTCactagaggagtctccccaagcagcaagagcCTGCTTAACAATATTGTCCGCAGCACTTTTTCGATTGAATCGTTTgtctggaaccaggttcctttttgctgctttgtcAGGATTTTGCTTGTATTGATCCCGTTTCGTGagtgggcagtctttgatgaaatgccctggcttTCCACATCTGTGACAGAGATCGTTGTTCCTTGCTTTACTTGAACTGCCCCATTTTGGTATACCCCgatttcttcgaaccatcttttgaaatctcttagtaagataggccatgtcactatcttcatcacttgaTTCACTGctttcagctttgagtaccaggttcttttccttcttaggctctcttctttcactgtctttctttcttttcatctcgtatgtcttcagATTACCAATAAACTCATCCATGTTCagagtttgtagatctttagctttagttatggcatttaccttactttcccaagaaccaggtagaacactaaggattttccttacaagcttgtttctagaaatgacatctccaagtgaatgaagctcatttatgatggaggtaaatcttgtgtgcatatattgtatagactcatcatccttcatcctaaagagctcatattccgtggtgagcatgtcaatcttggactgtttgacctgagtagttccttcgtgtgctgtttgcaatgcttcccatatttctttggcagtgTCACAAGCTGAGACTCtattgtactcatcaggtcctatgccacacatcaagattttcttggcacgatagttcttttctataGCTTTTCTATCAATGTCGCTGTACTCTTTTCTGCCTTTCGGCACCATTGGTCCTGTTTCTTCAAGCTTCTTCATGGGGATATGTGGACCATCATAAATTATGTCCCACAGTTCTGAATCTTCTGCCATCATAAAATCATGCATGCGGGTCTTGTACCAGccatagtactgaccattgaatatgggaggtctgtaggttgattgtccttcctcaaagttgggtggagcagccattgagatcttttctaggtgttaaccttttagaaagaacctgctctgataccaattgttagtttatataAGTCCACCAAACTGTAGAGTACCCGGTCCTCTATATGATAATGCTAAGAAGCTTCTGAAAACTGGAAGTAAAGAAGACAaggaatttttacgtggaaaaatcccacacaaggggttcaaaaaaccacgacctactcttgtagacttttaacttcactaacttgcaatctcccgattacaagccactttgcaataaccctattacaaagacttcaactaacttgtgatgctctcaccacaagccactttataactctcatagttacaaaggctttaaatttatgactattcctagtcacaacataaactcggaAGTTTACGGATTTTTGGTTTTTTCCTAAGACAAAGTTTCTAAGAAAGCATACTAGGAAatacaataaataaaaaatgacaaGATTACGACTCAACTACGGATATACATAAACTCAATAACagactgatccttagtggagttgtcttcttgttcttgacacaccagtgacttcaatgccggataaacactgttatgcttgagagaatatcactgagtACATAAAGGATGTTGTGTCTTGCACTAGGTTGTTATatcacaaaagacatcacaatagatagtggtGTCAATTCTTAGTACATGCTTTTTCCCAATGATAAGTGACTGATGTACTGTCTGCACAACCACTTCTATGCAGTTGCATTCCAGCAGGATAGTCGACTTGTACTTTTGTCAGAGAACAATATcggaccaggtcctagttgtgttcctcttctgtaaCAGTGACGAGATGGTCACTTTCTGCTGCTATGTTCCAGCTGTACAATTGACCTGTACTTCAgttagagaaccctaagggactaggtccctgttgtgttcctttTTATAATGATTGTGGATAGTCACTGACTTGTACTtgtgtcagagaaccctaagggacaaGGTCACCAGGTCCTtgttgtgttcctccctgtggTCATTCATTTATTTGCTGATTTTTAGACTTGGACCAGGTTAGTTGAAATGTACACCATGTGGGCCAgtttctctatctg
This genomic stretch from Nicotiana sylvestris chromosome 9, ASM39365v2, whole genome shotgun sequence harbors:
- the LOC138877286 gene encoding uncharacterized protein; this translates as MAAPPNFEEGQSTYRPPIFNGQYYGWYKTRMHDFMMAEDSELWDIIYDGPHIPMKKLEETGPMVPKGRKEYSDIDRKAIEKNYRAKKILMCGIGPDEYNRVSACDTAKEIWEALQTAHEGTTQVNAITKAKDLQTLNMDEFIGNLKTYEMKRKKDSERREPKKEKNLVLKAESSESSDEDSDMAYLTKRFQKMVRRNRGIPKWGSSSKARNNDLCHRCGKPGHFIKDCPLTKRDQYKQNPDKAAKRNLVPDKRFNRKSAADNIVKQALAAWGDSSSESKREPNAENSSDLAVETEAMKYDSLFMLMAQSDDDEEDEEVLTIEPGEAEQCRNDLVVCVVDLNETIANLEKEKDALNERITSMENERDDLMEERDNLLVICTDLEETIEELNREHRNVSLGKGKEVASKSHIMLEKELAVVKTSLCSELEKNQQLQAELEKVRIDLEKSLKWTWFQREKTPYNPHSKYVTVPDNWLCTHCGNNGHFKENCQARVQSAQKNKVFTDKVTTNKGPGSSERKQTTMDYGL